From one Candidatus Chromulinivorax destructor genomic stretch:
- a CDS encoding 30S ribosomal protein S6, whose product MLRYEMLFLTIPEITGDETESIKSYFLKAVRSAQGEMLSFERWGKYRLAYPVKKNDYGVYFLARFEVALENRDALLKDIRASYIFKFNTLIMKNMIHRLEGTSLEYKRPESLEDTPTDVDSFLKKNDMEGLLKPRGGFKGRKPEEKSIVGGVAGKAATSSVNFDEEDEEDFEDHNE is encoded by the coding sequence ATGTTACGTTACGAAATGTTATTTCTGACTATCCCTGAGATTACTGGGGATGAAACTGAGTCAATTAAGTCTTACTTCCTGAAAGCTGTTCGTTCAGCTCAAGGCGAAATGCTTTCTTTTGAGCGTTGGGGCAAGTACAGACTGGCTTATCCAGTTAAAAAAAATGATTACGGTGTTTATTTCTTAGCACGTTTTGAAGTTGCTTTAGAAAACCGTGATGCATTGTTAAAAGATATTCGTGCTTCTTACATTTTCAAATTTAACACTTTGATTATGAAAAACATGATTCATCGTTTAGAAGGTACTTCTTTAGAATACAAACGTCCTGAATCTCTCGAAGATACTCCGACTGATGTAGATTCATTTTTGAAAAAAAATGACATGGAAGGCTTGTTAAAACCACGTGGTGGCTTTAAAGGCAGAAAACCTGAAGAAAAATCTATTGTTGGTGGAGTAGCTGGTAAAGCTGCAACTTCTTCAGTAAATTTTGATGAAGAAGATGAAGAAGATTTCGAAGATCATAACGAGTAG
- a CDS encoding XRE family transcriptional regulator, which produces MSFSTSTELRVKELLREKGWTTKVLAEKTGMSESYLTHIKNGTRRWNEDSLRKLANAFELSPLELFAQRRKRTDNIDNNVSLPETSDVSLKIQVVPVVGDVPSNPSPYNNQLMQITTGFKEVFVPVLNTSDNAMFALSIDNNNLFPTFTKGDFLIISPEVWTRSGDIGAVEFGNDIPVKAIMRVTYTDDFIVLESVNHKEAPVALVRGKDHFRIIGRVVQRIQRLA; this is translated from the coding sequence ATGTCTTTTTCAACATCTACAGAGCTAAGAGTAAAAGAATTATTGCGTGAAAAAGGCTGGACGACTAAAGTTTTAGCTGAAAAAACAGGAATGTCTGAAAGTTATTTAACTCATATTAAAAATGGCACAAGACGTTGGAATGAAGATTCGCTAAGAAAATTAGCAAATGCATTCGAGCTAAGTCCTTTAGAGCTGTTCGCTCAGCGTCGCAAAAGAACTGATAATATTGACAACAATGTTAGCTTACCAGAAACTTCTGATGTAAGTCTTAAAATTCAAGTTGTTCCAGTGGTTGGCGATGTTCCATCAAACCCGTCTCCATACAACAATCAATTAATGCAAATCACAACTGGATTTAAAGAAGTTTTTGTTCCAGTATTAAACACATCTGATAATGCTATGTTTGCATTATCAATCGATAACAATAACTTGTTCCCAACATTTACAAAAGGTGATTTTTTAATTATCTCTCCTGAGGTTTGGACTCGTTCAGGTGATATTGGTGCTGTAGAATTTGGTAACGATATTCCAGTAAAAGCTATTATGCGTGTAACATACACAGACGATTTTATCGTTCTTGAATCTGTTAACCATAAAGAAGCTCCAGTAGCTTTAGTACGCGGTAAAGATCATTTTAGAATTATTGGGCGTGTTGTTCAAAGAATTCAAAGATTAGCGTAA